A section of the Deinococcus hopiensis KR-140 genome encodes:
- a CDS encoding PKD domain-containing protein: MDWKDGVDTWIGDGSPTHTFQHTYRLTTPGRFLYQSSISSKFTVSDYSRSHTESDLGYQTNHVISLPTITLNSPATTAAFTDVSVSYDYLVTGRTYTVNWGDGTSQPLVGDGSQQTVTHQYKKDGVYQITTLGSVNLTNSAPPTVTVQSPPPTLTVSGTGPKAVLSFSGLQGGTDYTVDWGDGSSTPLTRDAPGQQPSHTYAAPGTYTVKLYGPAANGSVGVLTTGTFTATLGNVGLSAAPDRPVIGGQVVLTLTGLAEAATYELDWGDGTVESGITGQTTTTRSHAYTAARDYTVTVRSGGQPLGTTTVAVQVPTPVLSHTAQGLTLTLQVQNLVAGAAYTVSWGQGTPESLNATGPAATLTHTYTAPGTYTVTVTPARGAPATESVSVVASQAKLTVTPPVVDTDQPVTAAMMDLVPALEYMLDWNDGSPPLKFTPLETQATQTHVYTAPGTYQVELSAPNVNPATAPVTVRPGGPILTLTADTLTATLSAGRLYRGVAYTIDWGGGATERFTATGPTMTLTHLYSAPGTKTVTVTPDGGTPVTASVTLSVPTPVLTVTPAQGQTDTAFTASLSGLVPSLTYTLAWGDGSTEAVTGVSTFTRVHQYALPGTFAVTVTSPDAPPAQQSVTVRVPAPVLGTTSTNLTLTLQLGRLVKTAAYRVQWGDAQEQTLTAQSTETTLSHTYAAPGTYTVTVTPELGDAASVPVTLQYVSVDAPVLSVTPSSANVYAEVRSDFRGLIPSLSYTLDWGDGQRDTITGVTEGQKVHTYPQAGTYTVSLKAPQSPAATAPVTVTQPVPVVTATSTALEAQVTVTGLIPALTYRLEWGDGTPAVEITGVDTKALTHTYGRPGVYPLTLTVPGAAPVKVTVNVAVTAATLSATTDALTVTANVSGLQKALTYTLNWGDGSNRTVSGVAADTLTHTYAKPGTYTLTLSTPGTADVTASVTLSVPTPVLTVTPAQGQTDTAFTASLSGLVPSLTYTLAWGDGSTEAVTGVSTFTRVHQYALPGTFAVTVTSPDAPPAQQSVTVRVPAPVLGTTSTNLTLTLQLGRLVKTAAYRVQWGDAQEQTLTAQSTETTLSHTYAAPGTYTVTITPELGDAASVPVTLQYVSVDAPILSVTPSSANVYAEVRSDFRGLIPSLSYTLDWGDGQRDTITGVTEGQKVHTYPQAGTYTVSLKAPQSPAATAPVTVTQPVPVVTATSTALEAQVTVTGLIPALTYRLEWGDGTPAVEITGVDTKALTHTYGRPGVYPLTLTVPGAAPVKVTVNVAVTAATLSATTDALTVTANVSGLQKALTYTLNWGDGSNRTVSGVAADTLTHTYAKPGTYTLTLSTPGTADVTATAVLQVKPLTLQVVSPELRASATLGGLVSALTYTVDWGDGQQDTVTGRTTTTLVHTYLKPGQYTVTVTAPGLDLVTTTFTAGLPPREVITATPGSSPDVLDFRITGLLTGATYLLDYGDGQVEPLTFTGQSGRWTHRYAQTGIYTLTLSLRTPDGVSSVRAVTTVQAQQPLTLSAATLAFPGGPSGSTLTLSSLDPVGVRLNVAYTGSGSLTGQWVLDGQAGPTVTVDLPEGSTAATATYTVAPPKPGRHTLSFQITGVTPRCAAACSAPRIPAANTLSYTLDVPTALTYGNLTVKLTGVTNLDLQSFSGTGTVRLIVGGSDLGAQNVTLSALQVTRTEAGYKVTGGAPTRVDLGSLQLRVLSLGQADVRLQTLTLKTDGATLSGRVQLPGNTGEGLAFRDAALQEGGELFAELSGEGSGIRDATLGTGITVSAVEGVLDLSRKQNSDVLKTAYARSEAGAPGPEWMGVVLPTARMLVGAPLVTGTVAGVTGPAAYTLGGYTTAFDLESTTLSFGGWSVRTAGMQVTISGGVIAKVSGKGSLTVPMVNEALPLNIGWNTQLGTPGAKWVFSAAGSPAVHDFGRTKLDLGTPAWETRGDGTAKLTFSNARWNLGGVSGAEVKLPLYNLTFTPDGGVSLNGEAWASATGLTNFSLFQYPFPAADVGVAYQGAGQYTLSLRGKLQLTEAVPLSGTVEPVNFWVKDGKDVKIVFEKLRVKGEIKTVSFDVAVSAMFKDENTLEFIGEGDLTIAKKLGVGVKAGFGRENGTGYGFLWAKYRAPDLSVKPLATVGAFGFYEFNGGLAINMSWKDGNFDVPPVKAIPKSGVTVAVQAGTVFGPWADKGSTVHFRGALGIDTAGTIAISAKGWFLTLLKDGAFGTEQPNAAALVVLNVPVDDPSSGYFLAQACVGPATNIGRGLDCSKNRELEFAGIMALRGYAEVYTPFSGDGQHVYLGTKQNPIGVRLLALGSTAPSVPNADATSTTPAPPVQTKQNGLEINGYLMFASDSVRAGFGANYRYRIGEKGEGAVCNWHWEAEAWVGINADFAVIYNPTALDASVSLGASASAGAGACGVDVTVGVSLTMTGRLYVSAASRFFEGTFAGRVTMPVIPDISFSVNGRADF; this comes from the coding sequence ATGGACTGGAAGGACGGCGTCGACACCTGGATCGGTGACGGGTCGCCCACCCATACCTTCCAGCATACCTACCGCCTGACCACCCCCGGCAGATTCCTCTATCAGTCCTCCATCTCCAGCAAGTTCACTGTTTCGGATTATTCGAGGAGTCACACCGAATCAGATCTGGGTTATCAGACAAACCATGTGATCAGCCTGCCCACGATCACGTTGAATTCCCCAGCCACGACCGCCGCCTTTACCGATGTATCCGTCTCGTACGACTACCTCGTTACAGGCAGGACGTACACCGTGAACTGGGGCGACGGCACCTCCCAACCACTCGTCGGGGACGGCAGTCAGCAGACGGTGACGCACCAGTACAAGAAAGACGGCGTGTACCAGATCACGACGCTCGGCTCGGTCAACCTGACCAACAGCGCGCCGCCGACCGTGACCGTTCAGTCGCCGCCCCCCACCCTGACCGTGAGCGGTACGGGCCCGAAAGCGGTCCTGTCGTTCAGCGGCCTTCAGGGGGGCACGGACTACACGGTGGACTGGGGCGACGGCTCCAGCACACCGCTGACGCGGGACGCTCCGGGCCAGCAGCCCAGCCACACCTACGCCGCGCCTGGCACCTACACGGTCAAGCTGTACGGTCCCGCCGCAAACGGAAGCGTGGGGGTGCTGACCACCGGAACCTTCACCGCCACCCTGGGCAACGTGGGCCTCAGTGCCGCGCCCGACCGACCCGTGATCGGGGGACAGGTCGTGCTGACCCTGACCGGGCTGGCCGAGGCGGCCACGTACGAACTGGACTGGGGCGACGGCACGGTTGAGTCCGGCATCACCGGGCAGACCACCACGACCCGCTCGCACGCCTACACCGCCGCGCGGGACTACACCGTGACGGTCCGCAGCGGCGGGCAGCCACTGGGGACGACCACCGTCGCCGTGCAGGTGCCCACCCCGGTACTGTCGCACACCGCCCAGGGCCTGACGCTGACCCTTCAGGTGCAGAACCTCGTGGCGGGAGCCGCCTACACGGTGAGCTGGGGTCAGGGAACGCCTGAATCCCTGAACGCTACGGGTCCGGCGGCCACCCTCACGCACACCTACACGGCCCCCGGCACCTACACGGTGACGGTCACACCTGCTCGCGGCGCACCGGCCACCGAGTCCGTGTCGGTCGTCGCCTCGCAGGCGAAGTTGACCGTCACGCCCCCGGTCGTGGACACCGACCAGCCCGTCACCGCCGCCATGATGGACCTCGTTCCCGCCCTGGAATACATGCTCGACTGGAACGACGGTAGCCCTCCCCTGAAATTCACGCCCCTGGAGACTCAGGCCACCCAGACGCACGTGTACACGGCCCCCGGCACGTATCAGGTGGAACTGAGCGCGCCGAACGTCAACCCGGCCACGGCACCCGTGACCGTCCGGCCCGGCGGGCCCATCCTGACCCTGACGGCCGACACCCTGACGGCCACGCTGAGCGCGGGCCGCCTGTACAGGGGGGTTGCGTACACCATTGACTGGGGAGGTGGGGCGACCGAGCGCTTCACGGCGACTGGGCCGACCATGACCCTCACGCACCTCTACAGTGCCCCCGGCACGAAGACCGTGACGGTAACGCCCGATGGCGGCACTCCCGTCACGGCCAGCGTCACGCTGAGTGTGCCCACCCCTGTCCTGACCGTGACGCCCGCCCAGGGACAGACGGACACGGCCTTCACCGCCTCGCTTTCGGGGTTGGTACCGAGCCTGACGTACACCCTCGCGTGGGGAGATGGCAGCACCGAAGCCGTGACTGGGGTCTCCACCTTCACCCGCGTTCACCAGTACGCGCTTCCCGGTACTTTCGCTGTCACCGTCACGTCTCCGGACGCACCTCCCGCGCAGCAAAGCGTCACGGTGCGGGTTCCCGCACCGGTCCTGGGCACCACCAGCACCAACCTCACCCTCACCTTGCAACTCGGGCGTCTCGTCAAGACCGCCGCGTACCGCGTGCAGTGGGGCGACGCCCAGGAGCAGACCCTCACGGCTCAGTCCACCGAGACCACCCTGAGCCACACTTACGCGGCTCCGGGCACCTACACCGTGACCGTCACGCCCGAACTCGGCGACGCGGCCAGCGTTCCCGTCACCCTTCAGTACGTCAGCGTGGACGCCCCCGTCCTCTCCGTCACCCCCTCCAGCGCCAACGTGTATGCGGAAGTCCGTTCGGACTTCCGGGGGCTGATCCCCAGCTTGAGTTACACCCTGGACTGGGGCGACGGGCAGCGGGACACGATCACCGGCGTCACCGAGGGCCAGAAGGTCCACACCTACCCGCAGGCCGGGACCTATACCGTCAGTCTCAAGGCTCCCCAGTCCCCAGCAGCAACTGCGCCCGTCACGGTTACTCAACCGGTGCCCGTCGTGACGGCCACCTCCACCGCCCTGGAAGCCCAGGTGACGGTCACGGGCCTGATCCCTGCCCTGACCTACCGGCTGGAATGGGGAGACGGTACCCCTGCGGTGGAGATCACCGGCGTGGACACCAAGGCCCTGACGCACACCTACGGCCGACCCGGTGTGTATCCCCTGACCCTCACCGTTCCCGGTGCAGCTCCGGTCAAGGTCACGGTGAACGTGGCCGTCACGGCGGCCACCCTGAGCGCCACGACGGACGCCCTGACGGTCACGGCCAACGTGAGCGGCTTGCAAAAGGCGCTCACCTATACCCTGAACTGGGGCGACGGGTCGAACCGCACCGTCAGCGGCGTGGCCGCCGATACCCTCACCCACACCTATGCCAAACCCGGCACCTACACCCTCACCCTGAGTACCCCTGGCACCGCCGACGTCACGGCCAGCGTCACGCTGAGTGTGCCCACCCCTGTCCTGACCGTGACGCCCGCCCAGGGACAGACGGACACGGCCTTCACCGCTTCGCTTTCGGGGTTGGTACCGAGCCTGACGTACACCCTCGCGTGGGGAGATGGCAGCACCGAAGCCGTGACTGGGGTCTCCACCTTCACCCGCGTTCACCAGTACGCGCTTCCCGGTACTTTCGCTGTCACCGTCACGTCTCCGGACGCACCTCCCGCGCAGCAAAGCGTCACGGTGCGGGTTCCCGCACCGGTCCTGGGCACCACCAGCACCAACCTCACCCTCACCTTGCAACTCGGGCGTCTCGTCAAGACCGCCGCGTACCGCGTGCAGTGGGGCGACGCCCAGGAGCAGACCCTCACGGCTCAGTCCACCGAGACCACCCTGAGCCACACTTACGCGGCTCCGGGCACCTACACCGTGACCATCACGCCCGAACTCGGCGACGCGGCCAGCGTTCCCGTCACCCTTCAGTACGTCAGCGTGGACGCCCCCATCCTCTCCGTCACCCCCTCCAGCGCCAACGTGTATGCGGAAGTCCGTTCGGACTTCCGGGGGCTGATCCCCAGCTTGAGTTACACCCTGGACTGGGGCGACGGGCAGCGGGACACGATCACCGGCGTCACCGAGGGCCAGAAGGTCCACACCTACCCGCAGGCCGGGACCTATACCGTCAGTCTCAAGGCTCCCCAGTCCCCAGCAGCAACTGCGCCCGTCACGGTTACTCAACCGGTGCCCGTCGTGACGGCCACCTCCACCGCCCTGGAAGCCCAGGTGACGGTCACGGGCCTGATCCCTGCCCTGACCTACCGGCTGGAATGGGGAGACGGTACCCCTGCGGTGGAGATCACCGGCGTGGACACCAAGGCCCTGACGCACACCTACGGCCGACCCGGTGTGTATCCCCTGACCCTCACCGTTCCCGGTGCAGCTCCGGTCAAGGTCACGGTGAACGTGGCCGTCACGGCGGCCACCCTGAGCGCCACGACGGACGCCCTGACGGTCACGGCCAACGTGAGCGGCTTGCAAAAGGCGCTCACCTATACCCTGAACTGGGGCGACGGGTCGAACCGCACCGTCAGCGGCGTGGCCGCCGATACCCTCACCCACACCTATGCCAAACCCGGCACCTACACCCTCACCCTGAGTACCCCTGGCACCGCCGACGTCACGGCCACCGCCGTCCTTCAGGTCAAGCCCCTCACCCTCCAGGTCGTGTCCCCCGAGTTGCGCGCCAGCGCCACCCTCGGCGGACTGGTCAGCGCCCTCACCTACACCGTGGACTGGGGCGACGGCCAGCAGGACACGGTGACCGGACGGACGACCACCACCCTGGTTCACACGTACCTGAAGCCTGGTCAATACACGGTCACTGTGACGGCCCCCGGCCTTGATCTGGTGACCACCACCTTCACCGCTGGGCTGCCCCCGCGGGAGGTCATCACCGCCACGCCCGGTTCCTCGCCGGACGTGCTGGACTTCCGCATCACCGGGCTGCTGACCGGCGCCACCTACCTGCTCGACTATGGCGACGGCCAGGTCGAACCGCTGACCTTTACCGGTCAGTCGGGCCGCTGGACGCACCGCTACGCGCAGACAGGCATCTATACCCTCACCCTGAGCCTGCGTACACCAGACGGCGTGAGCAGCGTCCGCGCCGTGACCACCGTGCAGGCCCAGCAGCCCCTGACCCTGAGCGCCGCGACCCTGGCGTTCCCGGGAGGGCCGTCCGGCTCCACCCTCACGCTCAGTTCCCTGGACCCGGTGGGGGTGCGCCTGAACGTCGCCTATACCGGCAGCGGCAGCCTGACCGGCCAATGGGTTCTGGACGGACAGGCGGGACCCACCGTGACGGTGGACCTGCCCGAGGGGAGCACCGCCGCCACGGCGACCTACACGGTGGCTCCGCCCAAACCCGGGCGGCACACGCTGTCGTTCCAGATCACAGGCGTCACGCCGCGCTGCGCCGCCGCGTGTTCGGCCCCACGCATTCCCGCCGCCAACACCCTGAGCTACACGCTGGACGTCCCGACGGCCCTGACCTACGGCAACCTGACCGTGAAGTTGACGGGCGTGACGAACCTGGACCTCCAGTCATTCTCGGGCACGGGCACCGTGCGGCTGATCGTCGGCGGATCCGATCTCGGCGCGCAGAACGTGACCCTCTCGGCCCTTCAGGTCACCCGCACGGAGGCGGGATACAAAGTCACGGGCGGCGCGCCCACCCGCGTGGACCTGGGTTCCCTGCAACTGAGGGTTCTGAGTCTGGGACAGGCGGACGTGCGCCTCCAGACCCTCACCCTGAAGACGGATGGGGCAACGCTGAGCGGCAGGGTGCAGCTACCGGGGAACACGGGCGAGGGCCTGGCCTTCCGGGACGCGGCCCTGCAAGAAGGCGGCGAACTCTTCGCCGAACTGAGCGGCGAAGGTTCCGGCATCAGGGACGCCACCCTCGGGACGGGCATTACCGTCTCGGCGGTCGAGGGAGTTCTCGACCTGTCGAGAAAGCAGAATTCCGACGTGCTCAAGACCGCCTATGCCCGCAGCGAGGCCGGTGCGCCCGGGCCCGAGTGGATGGGCGTGGTTTTGCCCACCGCCCGCATGCTCGTTGGCGCGCCCCTCGTGACGGGTACGGTGGCCGGAGTGACGGGTCCCGCCGCCTACACCCTCGGTGGCTACACCACAGCCTTTGACCTGGAGTCCACCACCCTGTCCTTCGGCGGCTGGTCGGTGCGAACCGCTGGGATGCAGGTCACCATCAGCGGGGGCGTGATCGCCAAGGTGAGCGGTAAGGGCAGCCTGACCGTGCCCATGGTGAACGAGGCGTTGCCCCTGAACATCGGCTGGAACACCCAACTGGGCACGCCAGGTGCGAAGTGGGTCTTCAGCGCCGCCGGGTCTCCAGCGGTTCATGATTTTGGCCGGACCAAGCTGGACCTGGGCACCCCCGCCTGGGAAACCCGTGGGGACGGCACCGCCAAGCTGACCTTCTCCAATGCCCGCTGGAACCTGGGCGGCGTGAGCGGCGCGGAAGTCAAACTCCCGCTCTACAACCTGACCTTCACGCCAGACGGCGGCGTCAGTCTGAACGGAGAAGCGTGGGCCAGCGCCACGGGCCTGACCAACTTCAGCCTGTTTCAGTACCCCTTCCCCGCCGCCGACGTTGGTGTCGCGTATCAGGGTGCAGGTCAGTACACCCTGAGCCTGCGCGGCAAGCTGCAGCTGACCGAAGCGGTGCCGCTCAGCGGCACCGTGGAACCCGTCAACTTCTGGGTCAAGGATGGCAAGGACGTCAAGATCGTCTTCGAGAAGCTGCGGGTGAAGGGCGAGATCAAGACCGTCAGCTTCGACGTGGCCGTGAGCGCGATGTTCAAGGACGAGAACACCTTGGAGTTCATCGGTGAGGGCGACCTGACCATTGCTAAGAAGCTTGGCGTGGGCGTTAAGGCGGGCTTCGGTCGCGAGAACGGTACCGGCTACGGCTTTCTGTGGGCGAAGTACCGGGCCCCGGACCTGAGCGTCAAGCCTCTGGCCACAGTGGGCGCTTTCGGCTTCTACGAATTCAACGGTGGGCTGGCCATCAACATGAGCTGGAAAGACGGCAACTTCGACGTGCCGCCCGTCAAGGCCATTCCGAAAAGCGGAGTTACCGTCGCTGTCCAGGCCGGGACCGTGTTCGGTCCGTGGGCCGATAAGGGCTCCACGGTACACTTCCGGGGCGCACTCGGGATCGACACGGCGGGCACGATTGCCATCTCGGCCAAGGGCTGGTTCCTCACGCTGCTCAAGGACGGGGCCTTCGGCACCGAACAGCCGAACGCGGCGGCGCTGGTCGTCCTGAACGTCCCGGTGGATGATCCCAGCTCCGGGTACTTCCTGGCGCAGGCCTGCGTCGGACCGGCGACCAACATCGGGCGCGGCCTGGATTGCAGCAAGAACCGCGAGCTGGAATTTGCTGGAATCATGGCCCTGCGCGGCTACGCCGAGGTCTACACTCCCTTCTCCGGAGACGGGCAGCACGTGTACCTCGGCACGAAGCAAAATCCCATCGGTGTGCGCCTGCTGGCCCTGGGCAGTACGGCGCCGAGCGTTCCGAATGCGGACGCCACGTCCACCACCCCCGCGCCCCCCGTCCAGACCAAGCAGAACGGTCTGGAGATCAACGGCTACCTGATGTTCGCCAGCGACAGCGTGCGCGCGGGTTTCGGCGCGAATTACCGCTACCGCATCGGCGAGAAGGGCGAGGGCGCGGTCTGCAACTGGCACTGGGAGGCGGAAGCCTGGGTGGGCATCAACGCCGACTTCGCCGTCATCTATAACCCGACGGCCTTGGACGCCTCCGTGAGCCTGGGGGCGAGTGCGTCGGCAGGGGCAGGTGCGTGCGGCGTCGATGTCACGGTCGGCGTCAGCCTGACCATGACGGGACGCCTGTACGTCTCGGCAGCCAGCCGCTTCTTCGAGGGCACGTTCGCGGGCCGGGTCACGATGCCTGTGATTCCGGACATCAGCTTCTCTGTGAACGGGCGCGCAGACTTCTAG